In one Melaminivora jejuensis genomic region, the following are encoded:
- a CDS encoding biotin synthase, giving the protein MSDQQLPPIDPQAAARWHAAPAQESPWLHEEVARRMHERLSWIVQPPAAWCDWDPLRGGMEGHALVAQQFAQAHSQVAETSSARSQAQVQARLARPWWSPARWTGAAPRFGLPPQGSVQMLWANMALHMMADPQALIRQWHRALAVDGYLMFSCLGPDTLRELRALYARQGWLSPAHEFTDMHDWGDMLIHAGFADPVMDMERITLTFATPERLIEELRGLGRNLHPQRFPALRGRRWRAQLHECLATDLADARHDGQLALTFEIIYGHAIKPAPRVRVEGESAVSLQDMRAMLRNKVPR; this is encoded by the coding sequence ATGTCCGATCAGCAGCTCCCTCCCATCGACCCCCAGGCCGCCGCCCGCTGGCACGCCGCGCCGGCGCAGGAGTCCCCCTGGTTGCATGAGGAGGTGGCACGGCGGATGCACGAACGCCTGTCGTGGATCGTGCAGCCACCGGCGGCCTGGTGCGACTGGGATCCGCTGCGTGGCGGCATGGAGGGCCATGCCCTGGTGGCACAGCAGTTCGCCCAGGCGCACAGCCAGGTAGCGGAGACCTCATCGGCCCGGAGCCAGGCCCAGGTGCAGGCCCGGCTGGCGCGGCCCTGGTGGAGTCCGGCGCGCTGGACGGGTGCGGCCCCGCGCTTTGGCCTGCCGCCGCAGGGCAGCGTGCAGATGCTGTGGGCCAACATGGCGCTGCACATGATGGCCGACCCGCAGGCGCTGATCCGGCAGTGGCACCGGGCGCTGGCCGTCGATGGCTATCTGATGTTTTCCTGCCTCGGGCCGGACACGCTGCGCGAGCTGCGTGCGCTGTATGCCCGGCAGGGCTGGCTGTCGCCGGCGCATGAGTTCACCGACATGCACGACTGGGGCGACATGCTGATCCATGCCGGCTTTGCCGATCCGGTCATGGACATGGAGCGCATCACGCTCACCTTCGCCACGCCCGAGCGGCTGATCGAGGAGCTGCGCGGCCTCGGGCGCAACCTGCACCCGCAGCGCTTTCCCGCCCTGCGCGGTCGGCGCTGGCGGGCGCAATTGCATGAGTGCCTGGCCACAGACCTGGCCGATGCGCGCCATGACGGCCAACTGGCGCTGACCTTCGAGATCATCTACGGCCACGCCATCAAGCCGGCGCCGCGCGTGCGCGTGGAGGGTGAGAGTGCCGTGTCGCTGCAGGACATGCGCGCCATGCTGCGCAACAAGGTGCCGCGCTGA
- a CDS encoding ComF family protein: MSTLRPHGYGALWHRLVSQLGQLDTLVPGQCALCHAWPAQPLCAACLASLATARRRCLTCACALPDAVAQCGACLTQPPPLDGCIAAVDYGWPWAGIVGRFKFRAQPGWAGTLAGLMRAAPGASDAIGQADWVLPIPLSRQRLRQRGYNQVLQLARHLGAGARLRADLLLRLQDTAAQSGLARAQRLRNLRGAFALEPLAAQAVAGRRVLLVDDVMTTGATLHAAALVLRAAGAAHIAALVLARTPARNDS; the protein is encoded by the coding sequence ATGTCCACCCTCCGCCCGCATGGATATGGCGCCCTCTGGCACCGCCTGGTCAGCCAGTTGGGCCAGCTGGATACGCTCGTGCCCGGCCAGTGCGCGCTGTGCCACGCCTGGCCGGCGCAGCCCCTGTGCGCAGCCTGTCTCGCCAGTCTTGCCACGGCCCGCCGGCGCTGCTTGACCTGCGCCTGTGCGCTGCCGGACGCGGTGGCGCAATGCGGCGCCTGCCTGACCCAGCCTCCGCCGCTCGATGGCTGCATCGCAGCCGTGGACTATGGCTGGCCCTGGGCGGGCATCGTGGGCCGGTTCAAGTTCCGCGCCCAGCCCGGCTGGGCCGGCACGCTGGCCGGCCTGATGCGGGCCGCGCCCGGCGCATCAGACGCCATCGGGCAGGCCGACTGGGTGCTGCCCATCCCGCTGTCGCGCCAGCGCCTGCGCCAGCGCGGCTACAACCAGGTGCTGCAATTGGCGCGCCACCTGGGCGCCGGAGCGCGCCTGCGCGCCGATCTGCTGCTGCGGCTGCAGGACACGGCGGCGCAAAGCGGCCTGGCGCGCGCCCAGCGCCTGCGCAATCTGCGCGGCGCCTTTGCATTGGAGCCTCTGGCGGCGCAGGCCGTGGCCGGCCGGCGCGTCCTGCTGGTCGATGACGTCATGACCACCGGCGCCACGCTGCACGCTGCAGCGCTGGTGCTGCGCGCTGCCGGTGCGGCGCACATTGCGGCCCTGGTGCTGGCGCGCACGCCGGCGCGAAACGATTCCTGA
- a CDS encoding tRNA (cytidine(34)-2'-O)-methyltransferase, with protein MFNIVLVEPEIPPNTGNVIRLAANTGCTLHLVEPLGFSMEDALLRRAGLDYHEWADVRRHVGWTALLRALEPDPSRMFALTTHGERSVYDTGFAPGDWLVFGAESRGLPPVLRETFPPAQRLRLPMQPAQRSLNLSNAVAITVYEAWRQNSFLLTAARPGVVPQTAAP; from the coding sequence ATGTTCAACATCGTCCTCGTCGAGCCGGAGATACCGCCCAACACCGGCAACGTGATCCGGCTGGCCGCCAACACCGGCTGCACCCTGCACCTGGTCGAGCCGCTGGGCTTTTCCATGGAGGATGCGCTCCTGCGCCGCGCCGGCCTGGACTACCACGAGTGGGCCGACGTGCGCCGCCACGTGGGCTGGACGGCCCTGCTACGCGCCCTGGAGCCCGATCCGTCGCGCATGTTCGCCCTGACCACGCATGGCGAGCGCTCGGTTTATGACACGGGCTTTGCGCCCGGCGACTGGCTGGTCTTCGGCGCCGAGTCGCGCGGCCTGCCACCTGTGCTGCGCGAGACTTTCCCGCCCGCGCAGCGCCTGCGCCTGCCCATGCAGCCGGCGCAGCGCAGCCTGAACCTGTCCAACGCCGTGGCCATCACGGTCTATGAGGCCTGGCGGCAAAACAGCTTCTTGCTGACCGCCGCGCGCCCCGGCGTGGTGCCTCAGACGGCAGCGCCGTAG
- a CDS encoding MaoC family dehydratase, giving the protein MKKTFRNHSDIVASIGQEVAVTDWVEITQERIDLFARATGDHQWIHVDPERAAQGPFGTTIAHGFLTLSLMAQFMGEAYEIEDSQMGVNYGLNKVRFPAPVPVGSRLRARMKLLATEPVAPNGLQMTWEVTLEREGSDKPVCVAESLVRSYGAAV; this is encoded by the coding sequence ATGAAAAAGACCTTTCGCAACCATTCGGACATCGTGGCCAGCATCGGCCAGGAAGTTGCCGTGACCGACTGGGTGGAGATCACCCAGGAGCGCATCGACCTGTTCGCCCGCGCCACAGGCGACCACCAGTGGATCCACGTCGATCCCGAGCGTGCCGCCCAGGGGCCGTTCGGCACCACCATCGCGCATGGCTTTCTCACGCTGTCGCTGATGGCGCAATTCATGGGCGAGGCCTACGAGATCGAGGATTCGCAAATGGGTGTCAACTACGGCCTGAACAAGGTGCGATTTCCGGCCCCGGTGCCGGTGGGCAGCCGGCTGCGCGCCCGTATGAAGCTGCTGGCCACCGAGCCGGTGGCGCCCAATGGTCTGCAGATGACCTGGGAAGTGACGCTGGAGCGCGAAGGCAGCGACAAACCGGTGTGCGTGGCCGAATCGCTGGTGCGCAGCTACGGCGCTGCCGTCTGA
- a CDS encoding LysE family transporter: MDWHTWLAFFAASWVIAISPGSGAVLSMSHGLSYGVRGAGVTILGLELGLLFILVVAGAGVGSLLVASELAFSVVKVLGACYLIWLGWCQWRAGSAGTLGGELTAAPMSRRRRLLTGALTNATNPKGILFMVAVLPQFMSEARPLWQQLAVMAATLLGVDLLVMNGYAAGASVLRRWMQSSGAMRAQNRIFGALLMAVGAGLFFVRRGGQGA; encoded by the coding sequence ATGGATTGGCATACCTGGTTGGCATTTTTCGCGGCGTCGTGGGTGATTGCCATCTCGCCGGGCTCGGGCGCAGTGCTGTCCATGAGCCACGGCCTGTCGTATGGCGTGCGCGGCGCCGGGGTGACCATCCTGGGGCTGGAGCTGGGTCTGCTGTTCATCCTGGTCGTGGCTGGCGCGGGCGTGGGCTCGCTGCTGGTGGCCTCGGAGCTGGCCTTCAGCGTGGTCAAGGTGCTGGGCGCGTGCTATCTGATCTGGCTGGGCTGGTGCCAGTGGCGCGCCGGTTCGGCAGGCACTCTGGGCGGAGAGCTGACCGCTGCGCCCATGAGCCGGCGCCGGCGTCTGCTGACCGGCGCGCTGACCAATGCCACCAACCCCAAGGGCATTCTGTTCATGGTGGCGGTGCTGCCGCAGTTCATGAGCGAGGCGCGTCCGCTGTGGCAGCAGCTGGCAGTCATGGCGGCGACGCTGCTCGGCGTCGATCTGCTGGTCATGAACGGCTACGCCGCCGGCGCCAGCGTGCTGCGGCGCTGGATGCAAAGCAGCGGTGCCATGCGTGCGCAAAACCGCATCTTCGGCGCGCTGCTGATGGCTGTGGGTGCGGGGCTGTTCTTTGTCAGGCGTGGCGGGCAGGGCGCTTGA
- the kefC gene encoding glutathione-regulated potassium-efflux system protein KefC yields the protein MAQAPVWLSYGFTYLAAAVIAVPIARALGLGAIIGYLAAGIAIGPWGLGLVRNVQDILHFAEFGVVLMLFLVGLELQPQRLWSLRRPILGLGTAQMAGCALLLWLAAWLLGLPWRVALVGALGLALSSTAIALQVLGERNLLRSDSGQKAFSILLFQDVAAIPILALLPLLGAVASAAQPHSARELGLEALRIAAVVGAIVLGGRWLLRPVLRWIARSKQPEIFTAASLFLVVGIAMLMLSVGLSMALGAFLAGVLLADSEYRRELETDIEPFKGLLLGLFFIAVGMSIDFGVLARAPWTMLALLGGFLAIKALVIWLLARASAMPYRERPVFTLLLAQGGEFAFVVFQTGASFGAIQAEAASLLIGAVALSMLLGPLVLVLLDRWLLPRHARLAQEPGSDAAQGGRSLHEPQDAPVIIAGFGRYGQIVARMVLAQGVPATVLDHSVEMLEVAHTFGYRVFYGDATRVPLLRLAGAGSARVLVVAVDAPEQSLRIVQAARQHFPHLTIVARARDVTHWHALRDLGVQHIERELFPASVASARTVLELLGQEAAEAQAFAERFTAHNTALAERMYQHHHDREAMIAVARQGRQQLVEQLAKERQERMAAAQPPASLPEELNENRQKAFADKRW from the coding sequence ATGGCCCAAGCCCCCGTCTGGCTCTCCTACGGCTTCACCTACCTGGCCGCTGCGGTGATTGCCGTGCCCATTGCCCGCGCGCTGGGCCTGGGCGCCATCATCGGCTACCTGGCTGCCGGCATCGCCATCGGCCCCTGGGGCCTGGGCCTGGTGCGCAACGTGCAGGACATCTTGCACTTTGCCGAGTTTGGCGTGGTGCTGATGCTGTTCCTGGTCGGCCTGGAGCTGCAGCCGCAGCGCCTGTGGAGCCTGCGCCGCCCCATCCTGGGTCTGGGCACGGCACAGATGGCTGGCTGCGCGCTGCTGCTGTGGCTGGCCGCCTGGCTGCTCGGCCTGCCCTGGCGCGTGGCGCTGGTGGGTGCGCTGGGCCTGGCGCTGTCGTCCACGGCGATCGCGCTGCAGGTGCTGGGCGAACGCAACCTGCTGCGCTCGGACAGCGGGCAAAAGGCCTTTTCCATCCTGCTGTTCCAGGACGTGGCGGCAATTCCCATCCTGGCGCTGCTGCCGCTGCTGGGTGCAGTGGCCAGCGCCGCGCAGCCGCACAGCGCGCGCGAGCTAGGCTTGGAGGCGCTGCGCATCGCCGCCGTGGTCGGCGCCATCGTGCTGGGCGGGCGCTGGCTGCTGCGCCCGGTGCTGCGCTGGATCGCACGCAGCAAGCAGCCGGAAATCTTCACCGCCGCATCGCTGTTTCTGGTGGTGGGCATCGCCATGCTGATGCTGTCGGTGGGCCTGTCGATGGCGCTGGGCGCCTTTCTGGCCGGCGTGCTGCTGGCCGACAGCGAGTACCGGCGCGAGCTGGAGACCGACATCGAGCCCTTCAAGGGCCTGCTGCTGGGCCTGTTCTTCATCGCCGTGGGCATGAGCATCGACTTCGGCGTGCTGGCGCGAGCGCCCTGGACGATGCTGGCGCTGCTGGGGGGCTTTCTGGCCATCAAGGCGCTGGTCATCTGGCTGCTGGCGCGCGCCAGCGCCATGCCCTACCGGGAGCGCCCGGTGTTCACGCTGCTGCTGGCGCAAGGCGGCGAGTTCGCCTTCGTAGTCTTCCAGACTGGCGCCAGCTTTGGCGCCATCCAGGCCGAGGCGGCGTCGCTGCTGATAGGCGCGGTGGCACTGTCCATGCTGCTCGGCCCGCTGGTGCTGGTGCTGCTTGATCGCTGGCTGCTGCCGCGCCACGCCCGCTTGGCCCAAGAGCCCGGCAGCGACGCCGCGCAAGGCGGGCGCAGCCTGCACGAGCCGCAGGACGCGCCGGTCATCATTGCCGGCTTTGGCCGCTATGGGCAAATCGTCGCGCGCATGGTATTGGCGCAGGGCGTGCCGGCGACAGTGCTCGACCACAGCGTGGAGATGCTGGAGGTGGCACACACCTTCGGCTACCGCGTGTTCTATGGCGATGCCACACGCGTGCCGCTGCTGCGTCTGGCTGGCGCCGGCAGCGCGCGCGTACTGGTGGTGGCAGTGGATGCACCCGAGCAGTCGCTCAGGATCGTGCAGGCCGCGCGCCAGCATTTCCCGCATCTCACGATCGTCGCCCGGGCGCGCGACGTGACGCACTGGCACGCCCTGCGCGACCTGGGCGTGCAGCACATTGAGCGCGAGCTGTTTCCCGCCAGCGTCGCCAGCGCACGCACGGTGCTGGAGCTGCTGGGCCAGGAGGCGGCCGAGGCGCAGGCCTTTGCCGAGCGCTTCACGGCGCACAACACCGCACTGGCCGAGCGCATGTACCAGCACCACCATGACCGCGAGGCCATGATCGCCGTGGCCCGCCAGGGCCGCCAGCAACTGGTGGAGCAACTGGCCAAGGAACGCCAGGAACGCATGGCTGCCGCGCAGCCACCCGCCAGCCTGCCTGAAGAATTGAATGAAAACCGGCAAAAGGCCTTTGCAGACAAGCGCTGGTAG
- a CDS encoding DUF1841 family protein, whose amino-acid sequence MFNPTQAEVRRFFCSTHAKQQAGQPMEAIETLAGLWIAEHPQFHGELADVQAALARVYAEGAEQANPFLHLSMHLSISEQCSIDQPRGIRQAVELLARRLGSLHDAHHAAMQCLGSMLWEAQRAGRPPDGEAYVACVQRRATAD is encoded by the coding sequence ATGTTCAACCCCACCCAGGCCGAAGTCCGGCGTTTTTTCTGCTCCACCCACGCCAAGCAGCAGGCGGGCCAGCCCATGGAGGCCATCGAGACGCTGGCCGGGCTGTGGATTGCCGAGCACCCGCAATTCCATGGCGAGCTGGCCGACGTGCAGGCAGCACTGGCGCGCGTCTATGCCGAAGGCGCCGAGCAGGCCAACCCGTTCCTGCACCTGTCCATGCACCTGTCCATCAGCGAGCAGTGCAGCATCGACCAGCCGCGCGGCATCCGCCAGGCGGTGGAGTTGCTCGCACGCCGCCTGGGTTCGCTGCATGACGCCCACCATGCGGCCATGCAATGCCTGGGTTCCATGCTGTGGGAGGCCCAGCGCGCCGGCCGCCCACCCGACGGCGAGGCCTACGTGGCCTGCGTCCAGCGGCGCGCCACCGCTGACTGA
- a CDS encoding universal stress protein, whose translation MRIQTVVVLTDFSAAAEQAVERAVLLALRHQARLELVLAAQGRAGLPGDAATRLEQRARQLSRRHGLTVLALADDGQGGLDTALQAAQRADLLVMDARTQGRWRWPTRATGILAQVLRASACPVLVVQAAPRSDYAHALVHAISDADGELLRGVRALHAAATVELFHVARPLSGLRLACSEAFTHALQRRRRSASARPASQPNQPRVRVSDAFEARRNRVGLSTGRLDAVRQLAVQQQSTRADLLVLAQARRSVLRDLLQAGKAWRLLTEPGGVRCDVLLVPQPGRVAAAQRPGVEAPAQSAVARRWTQAT comes from the coding sequence ATGCGTATCCAGACTGTTGTTGTCCTCACCGATTTTTCCGCCGCTGCCGAGCAGGCCGTCGAGCGTGCCGTGCTGCTGGCGCTGCGGCATCAGGCGCGTCTGGAGCTGGTGCTGGCAGCGCAAGGCCGCGCCGGCCTGCCCGGCGATGCGGCCACACGGCTGGAGCAGCGCGCGCGCCAGCTGTCGCGCCGCCACGGGCTGACCGTGCTGGCCCTGGCCGATGATGGGCAGGGCGGCCTGGACACGGCGCTGCAGGCGGCGCAGCGTGCCGATCTGCTGGTCATGGATGCACGCACCCAGGGCCGCTGGCGCTGGCCGACGCGCGCCACCGGAATACTGGCGCAGGTGCTGCGCGCCAGCGCCTGCCCGGTGCTGGTGGTGCAGGCCGCACCGCGCAGCGACTATGCCCACGCGCTGGTGCATGCCATCAGCGATGCCGATGGCGAGTTGCTGCGCGGCGTGCGCGCCCTGCACGCGGCGGCCACCGTGGAGCTGTTCCACGTCGCCCGCCCACTCAGCGGCCTGCGCCTGGCGTGCAGCGAAGCGTTCACGCACGCCCTGCAGCGGCGCCGGCGCAGCGCCTCGGCGCGTCCAGCCAGCCAGCCGAATCAGCCGCGCGTGCGGGTGTCCGACGCCTTCGAGGCGCGGCGCAACCGTGTCGGCCTGAGCACCGGCCGACTCGATGCCGTGCGCCAGTTGGCCGTGCAGCAGCAAAGCACGCGCGCCGATCTGCTGGTGCTGGCCCAAGCCCGGCGCAGTGTGCTGCGCGATCTGCTGCAGGCCGGCAAGGCCTGGCGGCTGCTGACCGAGCCGGGCGGCGTGCGCTGCGATGTGCTGCTTGTGCCGCAGCCGGGCCGGGTGGCCGCAGCGCAGCGGCCCGGGGTCGAGGCGCCGGCTCAGTCAGCGGTGGCGCGCCGCTGGACGCAGGCCACGTAG
- a CDS encoding c-type cytochrome has product MKKTWTTLFGLTVALATGTALAQDIQGNAQAGAGKVAMCIGCHSIPGYQASFPEVHKVPMISGQGAGYISAALHAYQKGERRHPTMRGIADTLTDQDIADVAAFYAGQGPAEAGAAQAREPGPQVAALLQKGACVSCHGDNFSKPIDGSYPKLAGQYSDYLFVALKAYKRDPAAYVGRSNGVMAGIAKQFSNAELKELAHYMGSLDGDLRVVPQSRFR; this is encoded by the coding sequence ATGAAAAAAACATGGACTACGCTATTCGGCCTGACTGTCGCCCTGGCGACCGGCACGGCCCTCGCCCAGGACATCCAGGGCAACGCCCAGGCCGGTGCTGGCAAGGTGGCCATGTGCATTGGCTGCCACAGCATTCCGGGCTATCAGGCCAGTTTCCCCGAGGTACACAAGGTGCCCATGATCTCGGGGCAGGGCGCGGGCTACATCAGCGCTGCGCTGCACGCCTACCAAAAGGGCGAGCGCCGACATCCCACCATGCGCGGCATCGCCGATACGCTGACGGATCAGGACATCGCCGACGTGGCGGCCTTCTACGCCGGGCAAGGCCCCGCCGAGGCGGGTGCCGCCCAGGCGCGCGAGCCTGGCCCGCAGGTGGCGGCGCTGCTGCAAAAGGGCGCCTGCGTGTCCTGCCACGGCGACAATTTCTCCAAGCCCATCGACGGCTCCTATCCCAAGCTGGCCGGCCAGTATTCGGACTACCTGTTCGTCGCCCTGAAAGCCTACAAGCGCGACCCCGCCGCCTACGTGGGCCGCAGCAACGGCGTCATGGCCGGCATCGCCAAGCAGTTCAGCAACGCCGAGCTCAAGGAACTGGCCCACTACATGGGCTCGCTCGACGGTGACTTGCGCGTGGTGCCGCAGTCGCGCTTTCGCTGA
- a CDS encoding AAA family ATPase: protein MKFQGSQNYVATQDLMLAVNAAIKLQRPLLVKGEPGTGKTLLAEEVATALDMPLLQWHIKSTTKAQQGLYEYDAVSRLRDSQLADIEGSERVKDIQNYIVKGVLWQAFTSEQPVALLIDEIDKADIEFPNDLLRELDRMEFYCYETRELIRARHRPLVFITSNNEKELPDAFLRRCFFHYIKFPEPETMKKIVDVHFPTLKSELLTAAMKTFYDVRNLPGLKKKPSTSEFIDWLKLLLAEEIPATALQSADHKVAVPPLVGALLKNEQDVSLFEKLVFMNQRNR from the coding sequence ATGAAATTCCAAGGTTCCCAGAATTACGTGGCCACGCAGGATCTGATGCTGGCCGTGAATGCCGCCATCAAGCTGCAGCGCCCGCTGCTGGTCAAGGGCGAACCCGGCACCGGCAAGACGCTGCTGGCCGAGGAAGTCGCGACGGCCCTGGACATGCCGCTTTTGCAATGGCACATCAAGTCCACCACCAAGGCGCAGCAAGGCCTGTACGAGTACGACGCCGTGAGCCGGCTGCGCGACTCGCAGCTGGCCGACATCGAGGGTTCGGAGCGCGTCAAGGACATCCAGAACTACATCGTGAAAGGCGTGCTGTGGCAGGCCTTCACGTCCGAGCAGCCGGTGGCACTCTTGATCGACGAGATCGACAAGGCCGACATCGAGTTTCCCAACGACCTGCTGCGCGAACTCGACCGCATGGAGTTCTACTGCTACGAGACGCGCGAGCTGATCCGGGCCAGGCACCGGCCGCTGGTCTTCATCACCTCCAACAACGAAAAGGAATTGCCCGACGCCTTCCTGCGCCGCTGCTTTTTCCACTACATCAAATTCCCCGAGCCGGAGACGATGAAGAAAATCGTCGATGTGCATTTCCCGACGCTCAAGAGCGAGTTGCTCACGGCGGCGATGAAGACCTTCTACGACGTGCGCAACTTGCCTGGCCTCAAGAAAAAACCCTCGACCAGCGAGTTCATCGATTGGCTGAAACTGCTGCTGGCCGAGGAAATCCCCGCCACCGCCCTGCAAAGCGCCGACCACAAGGTCGCCGTGCCGCCGCTGGTGGGCGCGCTGCTCAAGAATGAGCAGGACGTGAGCCTGTTCGAGAAGCTGGTCTTCATGAACCAGAGGAACCGCTGA
- a CDS encoding GNAT family N-acetyltransferase, which translates to MSLVQPITLQGRGVRLEPLALEHEAGLAAAAADGELWRIRVTSVPEPQDTRAYIETALAMREAGNRFAFAVLDEASGRVLGSTSYHDILPAVRRVEIGYTWYANSVQRTHVNTAAKLLMMGHAFDTLACHVVGWRTDNFNFASQRAIERLGAKKDGVIRGHALRRDGTIRDTVMYSMTAGEWPEARAQLLYLLQRFSLAG; encoded by the coding sequence ATGAGCCTTGTCCAACCCATCACCCTGCAGGGGCGCGGCGTGCGCCTGGAACCGCTGGCCCTGGAGCACGAGGCCGGCCTGGCCGCCGCTGCCGCCGACGGCGAGCTGTGGCGCATCCGCGTGACCTCGGTGCCCGAACCGCAGGACACGCGCGCCTACATCGAGACCGCCCTGGCCATGCGCGAGGCCGGCAACCGCTTCGCCTTTGCCGTGCTCGACGAGGCCAGCGGCCGCGTGCTGGGCAGCACCAGCTACCACGACATCCTGCCCGCCGTGCGGCGCGTGGAGATCGGCTACACCTGGTATGCCAACAGCGTGCAGCGCACCCACGTCAACACCGCCGCCAAGCTCCTGATGATGGGCCACGCCTTCGACACTCTGGCCTGCCACGTGGTCGGCTGGCGCACGGACAACTTCAACTTCGCGTCGCAGCGCGCCATCGAGCGCCTGGGCGCGAAAAAAGACGGCGTGATCCGGGGCCATGCGCTGCGCCGCGACGGCACCATCCGCGACACCGTCATGTACAGCATGACTGCCGGCGAATGGCCCGAGGCGCGTGCGCAACTGCTCTATCTTTTGCAGCGCTTTTCGCTTGCTGGGTAA
- a CDS encoding vWA domain-containing protein, translated as MLIDFFYTLRAGKLPVSVREFLTLLEALGAGVAGPHSDDAWSMDDFYHLARTALVKDEKHFDKFDRAFGAYFKGVELLTDITKEIPADWLRKMLERELTPEQKAAIEKMGWDELMETLKKRLEEQKGRHEGGNKWIGTGGTSPFGHGGYNPQGVRIGGPGRNRSAVKVWEQRAYRDYDDTQELGTRNIKVALRRLRKFARTGSDLELDLPDTIRSTAANAGWLDIKMVPERHNNVKLLLLMDVGGTMDEHIQRVEELFSAVKSEFKHLEFYYFHNCVYDYMWKNNRRRFAEKFPTWDIIRKYNKDYKLVFVGDATMSPYEIVQPGGSVEYNNEEPGAEWLQRLTNAFPHHAWINPEPQGVWQYRQSIAIIQQLMGNRMFPLSLKGLEEAMRLLSK; from the coding sequence ATGCTGATTGATTTTTTCTACACCCTACGTGCCGGCAAGCTGCCGGTGTCGGTGCGCGAATTCCTGACCCTGCTCGAAGCCCTGGGCGCCGGCGTCGCCGGCCCCCACTCCGATGACGCCTGGAGCATGGATGACTTCTACCACCTGGCGCGCACCGCCCTGGTCAAGGACGAGAAGCACTTCGACAAATTCGACCGTGCCTTCGGCGCCTACTTCAAGGGCGTGGAGTTGCTGACCGACATCACCAAGGAGATCCCCGCCGACTGGCTGCGCAAGATGCTGGAGCGCGAGCTGACCCCCGAGCAAAAGGCCGCCATCGAGAAGATGGGCTGGGACGAGCTGATGGAGACGCTCAAAAAGCGCCTGGAAGAGCAAAAGGGCCGGCACGAAGGCGGCAACAAGTGGATAGGCACGGGCGGCACCAGCCCGTTCGGCCACGGCGGCTACAACCCGCAGGGTGTGCGCATCGGCGGGCCGGGGCGCAACCGAAGCGCCGTCAAGGTCTGGGAGCAGCGCGCGTATCGCGACTACGACGACACGCAGGAGCTGGGCACGAGGAACATCAAGGTGGCGCTGCGCCGGCTGCGCAAGTTCGCCCGCACCGGCAGCGACCTGGAGCTGGACTTGCCCGACACCATCCGATCCACCGCCGCCAACGCCGGCTGGCTGGATATCAAGATGGTGCCCGAGCGGCACAACAACGTGAAGCTGCTGCTGCTCATGGACGTGGGCGGCACCATGGATGAGCACATCCAGCGCGTCGAGGAGCTGTTCTCGGCCGTGAAATCCGAGTTCAAGCACCTGGAGTTCTATTACTTCCACAACTGCGTCTATGACTACATGTGGAAGAACAACCGGCGCCGCTTTGCCGAGAAATTCCCGACCTGGGACATCATCCGCAAGTACAACAAGGACTACAAGCTGGTCTTCGTCGGCGACGCCACCATGAGCCCCTACGAGATCGTGCAGCCCGGCGGCAGCGTGGAATACAACAACGAGGAGCCCGGCGCCGAGTGGCTGCAGCGCCTGACCAACGCCTTCCCGCACCACGCCTGGATCAACCCCGAGCCGCAAGGCGTGTGGCAATACCGCCAAAGCATCGCCATCATCCAGCAGCTCATGGGAAACCGCATGTTTCCTTTGTCACTCAAGGGCCTGGAGGAGGCCATGCGCCTTCTGTCCAAATAA